From the Macaca nemestrina isolate mMacNem1 chromosome 7, mMacNem.hap1, whole genome shotgun sequence genome, one window contains:
- the LOC105472863 gene encoding transmembrane protein 229B isoform X1, giving the protein MASAEPLTALSRWYLYAIHGYFCEVMFTAAWEFVVNLNWKFPGVTSVWALFIYGTSILIVERMYLRLRGRCPLLLRCLIYTLWTYLWEFTTGFILRQFNACPWDYSQFDFDFMGLITLEYAVPWFCGALIMEQFIIRNTLRLRFDKDAEPGEPSGALALANGHVKTD; this is encoded by the coding sequence ATGGCCTCTGCGGAGCCCCTGACGGCGCTGTCCCGCTGGTACCTGTACGCCATCCACGGCTACTTCTGCGAGGTGATGTTCACGGCGGCCTGGGAGTTCGTGGTGAACTTGAACTGGAAGTTCCCAGGGGTCACGAGTGTGTGGGCCCTCTTCATCTACGGCACCTCCATCCTCATCGTGGAGCGCATGTACCTGCGGCTGCGCGGCCGCTGCCCGCTGCTCCTGCGCTGCCTCATCTACACGCTCTGGACCTACCTGTGGGAGTTCACCACCGGCTTCATCCTGCGCCAGTTCAACGCCTGCCCCTGGGACTACTCCCAGTTCGACTTTGACTTCATGGGCCTCATCACCCTGGAGTACGCCGTGCCCTGGTTCTGCGGGGCCCTCATCATGGAGCAGTTCATCATCCGCAACACCCTCCGCCTCCGCTTCGACAAGGACGCTGAGCCCGGGGAGCCCAGCGGCGCCCTGGCCCTGGCCAATGGCCATGTCAAGACTGACTGA